In Arachis hypogaea cultivar Tifrunner chromosome 2, arahy.Tifrunner.gnm2.J5K5, whole genome shotgun sequence, a genomic segment contains:
- the LOC112755460 gene encoding uncharacterized protein yields MDVKGNNVTPDFSSYILFEASGDSEEADFNHNKMVCEISRVGSYVHHGHEDYDDDDDALSCSYDRSDYDDDACNVAEVNWDDDDDDDDDGEKKDDVFGTSYCDEEDEVLQEQHPTRSFVSFASNQESLDEMEKNRLFWEACLAS; encoded by the coding sequence ATGGATGTGAAGGGTAATAATGTCACTCCAGATTTTTCTTCTTACATTCTCTTTGAGGCCAGTGGGGATTCTGAAGAAGCTGATTTTAATCACAACAAAATGGTTTGTGAGATTTCAAGGGTAGGTAGTTATGTTCATCATGGTCATGaagattatgatgatgatgatgatgctctATCTTGCAGCTATGATAGAtctgattatgatgatgatgcaTGTAATGTTGCTGAGGTCAAttgggatgatgatgatgatgatgatgatgatggggaGAAGAAAGATGATGTTTTTGGAACATCATATTGTGATGAAGAAGATGAGGTTTTGCAAGAACAGCACCCAACAAGGTCATTTGTGTCATTTGCTTCAAATCAGGAATCTTTGGATGAAATGGAAAAGAATAGGTTGTTCTGGGAAGCATGCTTGGCATCTTGA